One part of the Arabidopsis thaliana chromosome 1 sequence genome encodes these proteins:
- a CDS encoding plant mobile domain protein, with protein sequence MNRTRKDEMNITDDSNKRRNYNKQARDKRLKYMKQAREKRLQYIKQARKNGSKVNRTSKDGMKIAEDFDKRRKYMKRVRENNESHMGQCHTHVHSDNNDEDDNLSIAQFLRLNKKKYSDVRNSGRDASEPLGKISRVEADNNDLGTFQKLASIRDEIVPPSEIAHRNGETDEAGSRAGTNMDESPFDENNSSEPPFCADRGVVDIVVSPPETRQACDDELDVNESNADMFDDGSKQPKCLLHEDGIIAVEEPSSDEKLCSSEAEKEDVVADDDTMNNIEPVPHQQHATRGTNRDETSRACKSVVLSPTDESNIQIAVGEGSQGQDCGLQDNGLGSDETSKSNEQLEDLEKRKNDFGEGDAANDSYEKRLEELKVLALSLKEHITMAQRNLASLKERSAMRQRKIEAARWI encoded by the exons ATGAACAGAACAAGAAAGGATGAAATGAATATAACTGACGATTCAAACAAGAGACGCAATTACAATAAGCAAGCTCGTGACAAAAGACTCAAATACATGAAGCAAGCTCGTGAAAAAAGACTCCAGTACATAAAGCAAGCTCGAAAAAACG gCTCTAAGGTGAACAGAACAAGCAAAGATGGAATGAAGATAGCTGAGGATTTCGACAAGAGACGCAAGTACATGAAACGAGTTCGTGAGAACAATGAGAGTCATATGGGTCAATGTCATACACATGTTCATTCAGACAataatgatgaagatgataacCTCTCCATTGCTCAATTTCTGAGACTTAATAAGAAGAAGTATAGTGATGTACGGAATAGTGGAAGAGATGCTTCTGAACCGCTTGGTAAGATAAGTAGAGTTGAGGCAGATAACAATGATTTGGGGACTTTTCAAAAGCTTGCTTCAATAAGAGATGAAATTGTACCACCATCAGAAATTGCGCATAGGAATGGAGAGACCGATGAAGCTGGAAGCAGAGCAGGGACGAATATGGATGAGAGCCCATTTGATGAAAACAACTCTTCAGAACCTCCTTTTTGTGCTGACAGAGGAGTAGTTGACATTGTTGTGTCACCACCAGAGACAAGGCAAGCCTGTGATGATGAGCTTGATGTAAATGAAAGTAATGCAGATATGTTTGATGATGGCAGCAAGCAACCAAAGTGTTTGCTCCACGAAGATGGTATCATTGCAGTAGAGGAGCCGAGCTCAGATGAGAAGTTGTGCAGTAGTGAAGCTGAGAAGGAAGATGTTGTTGCTGATGATGACACAATGAACAACATTGAACCAGTCCCTCATCAACAGCATGCTACCAGAGGAACTAATAGAGATGAAACAAGCAGAGCATGCAAGAGTGTGGTTCTGAGCCCAACTGATGAGTCAAACATTCAAATCGCTGTAGGGGAAGGAAGCCAAGGACAGGATTGTGGGCTTCAAGATAATGGCCTCGGAAGTGATGAAACTTCGAAATCCAATGAGCAGTTAGAGGAtttagaaaagagaaagaatgattTTGGTGAGGGTGATGCTGCTAATGACTCATACGAAAAGAGATTGGAAGAGCTGAAGGTGCTGGCATTGTCGTTAAAAGAGCATATTACTATGGCACAGAGAAATCTGGCATCTTTGAAAGAAAGGAGTGCCATGAGACAGAGAAAAATTGAAGCAGCTCGTTGGATCTAG
- a CDS encoding Aminotransferase-like, plant mobile domain family protein (Aminotransferase-like, plant mobile domain family protein; CONTAINS InterPro DOMAIN/s: Aminotransferase-like, plant mobile domain (InterPro:IPR019557); BEST Arabidopsis thaliana protein match is: Plant mobile domain protein family (TAIR:AT1G50790.1); Has 70 Blast hits to 70 proteins in 7 species: Archae - 0; Bacteria - 0; Metazoa - 0; Fungi - 0; Plants - 70; Viruses - 0; Other Eukaryotes - 0 (source: NCBI BLink).): protein MKFKRWARKMSALHEPIWRKAGIFEAVNASTYKIHKNTDLVLGVAEKWSPDTKTFVFSWGEATITLEDVMLRKEDYGEAKERMADD from the exons ATGAAGTTCAAGCGTTGGGCTAGAAAAATGTCTGCTTTGCACGAACCCATATGGAGAAAAGCTGGGATCTTTGAAGCAGTTAATGCATCCACATACAAGATCCACAAAAACACAGATCTCGTTCTTGGTGTTGCTGAGAAATGGTCTCCCGACACCAAAACCTTCGTTTTCTCTTGGGGTGAAGCTACAATAACACTTGAAGACGTTATG CTCAGGAAAGAAGATTATGGAGAGGCTAAAGAACGCATGGCAGACGATTAA
- a CDS encoding Stigma-specific Stig1 family protein (Stigma-specific Stig1 family protein; FUNCTIONS IN: molecular_function unknown; INVOLVED IN: biological_process unknown; LOCATED IN: endomembrane system; CONTAINS InterPro DOMAIN/s: Stigma-specific protein Stig1 (InterPro:IPR006969); BEST Arabidopsis thaliana protein match is: Stigma-specific Stig1 family protein (TAIR:AT5G55110.1); Has 305 Blast hits to 197 proteins in 35 species: Archae - 0; Bacteria - 106; Metazoa - 1; Fungi - 34; Plants - 157; Viruses - 0; Other Eukaryotes - 7 (source: NCBI BLink).), producing MGHRNTVLTILLTISIAIMVLIATVFVSNNKTETLLQTHTQTQTLITTGRVSRFLAQNAKNGRNLNAADHCNKEEEICKSQGMYNSTMACCSNKCVDLAYDNDNCGACKNQCKFTQTCCRGECVYLAYDKRHCGECNHSCLVGEFCVYGLCNYA from the coding sequence ATGGGGCATAGAAATACCGTATTGACAATACTTCTAACCATTTCTATAGCCATAATGGTACTCATTGCTACAGTATTTGttagcaacaacaaaacagaaacgTTGTTACAAACGCATACGCAGACGCAAACGCTAATTACAACGGGAAGGGTGAGCCGTTTCTTAGCGCAAAACGCAAAGAACGGTCGTAATCTTAACGCAGCGGATCATTGCAATAAAGAAGAGGAGATATGCAAGAGTCAAGGAATGTACAACTCAACCATGGCGTGTTGTAGCAACAAGTGTGTTGATCTGGCGTACGATAACGATAACTGTGGCGCATGTAAGAACCAATGCAAGTTCACGCAGACTTGTTGTAGAGGAGAGTGCGTTTACTTAGCTTATGATAAGAGGCATTGTGGGGAGTGCAACCATAGTTGTTTGGTTGGTGAGTTTTGTGTCTATGGGTTGTGTAATTACGCATGA
- a CDS encoding aminotransferase-like, mobile domain protein (Plant mobile domain protein family; CONTAINS InterPro DOMAIN/s: Aminotransferase-like, plant mobile domain (InterPro:IPR019557); BEST Arabidopsis thaliana protein match is: Plant mobile domain protein family (TAIR:AT1G50790.1); Has 1370 Blast hits to 1171 proteins in 144 species: Archae - 2; Bacteria - 53; Metazoa - 236; Fungi - 44; Plants - 477; Viruses - 0; Other Eukaryotes - 558 (source: NCBI BLink).), with protein MKGSEAMLPCQNRSAPSLHSNALSKSVSYWGWRFANTKFESWAIEMAALHEPTWREAGIFEAVMASIYRIPKNPDLILGIAEKWCPYTKTFVFPWGETAVTLEDVMVLSGFSVLGSPVFATLDSSGKEVKAKLDKEWKKIKKAKVNFVTQVAWMERFMDSGDELEHVAFLVLWLNYFVFPSRLYHLYKAVFPIVVHLSTGTRIALALAVLAHLYAELSLLKKHITAFSESTSTARIDLTALFKLLQVWTWERFKELHPNLDVEFVSFARCIKVSQLVGIDNVEHYFPNRVASQFGMLQDVPCAVNQNNLSQEAAWNDYNKPINDLALFIPSRSAIPRVTPTFCEWWRRSFPEFQTSSKDKDANESAETLKARDRKSLGADTSFVPSGSKMNKKGKDNMKIHAQDSTNTRRKNIKQE; from the exons ATGAAGGGATCTGAAGCTATGCTTCCTTGTCAAAACCGTTCTGCTCCTTCTCTTCACTCAAACGCTCTGTCTAAGAGTGTTTCCTACTGGGGTTGGAGATTTGCAAACACAAAGTTCGAGTCTTGGGCTATAGAAATGGCTGCTTTACATGAACCCACTTGGAGAGAAGCTGGCATTTTTGAAGCAGTCATGGCATCCATATACAGAATCCCTAAAAACCCGGATCTTATTCTGGGTATTGCTGAGAAATGGTGTCCTTACACCAAAACCTTTGTTTTCCCTTGGGGTGAAACAGCTGTCACACTTGAAGATGTTATGGTGCTTTCaggtttctctgttttgggtTCACCTGTTTTTGCCACTCTGGATAGCTCAGGAAAGGAGGTTAAGGCGAAACTGGATAAAGAGTGGAAGAAGATTAAGAAAGCTAAAGTCAATTTCGTAACACAAGTAGCATGGATGGAGAGATTCATGGACAGTGGTGATGAGCTTGAGCATGTGGCTTTCCTCGTCTTGTGGCTTAACTATTTTGTGTTTCCATCACGCTTGTATCATCTCTATAAAGCTGTTTTCCCAATTGTTGTTCATCTTTCAACTGGTACTAGGATTGCTCTTGCCCTTGCTGTTCTTGCACACTTATATGCTGAGCTAAGTCtcttaaaaaaacacatcacaGCTTTCAGTGAATCGACGAGTACGGCTAGAATTGATCTCACTGCCCTGTTTAAGTTGCTTCAAGTTTGGACATGGGAGAGGTTCAAGGAACTACA TCCCAATCTTGATGTTGAATTTGTCTCCTTTGCTCGATGCATTAAGGTGTCTCAGCTTGTTGGAATTGACAATGTGGAGCATTACTTTCCCAATCGAGTGGCTTCACAGTTTGGGATGCTTCAAGATGTTCCTTGTGCTGTTAACCAGAACAACCTCTCACAGGAGGCAGCTTGGAATGATTACAATAAGCCTATTAACGATTTAGCATTATTCATTCCTTCACGTTCTGCAATACCTCGTGTTACTCCAACGTTCTGCGAATGGTGGAGGAGGTCGTTTCCAGAATTCCAGACTTCTTCTAAGGATAAGGATGCTAATGAATCAGCTGAAACATTGAAAGCTAGAGACAGAAAAAGCCTAGGGGCTGATACTAGTTTTGTTCCTTCTGGCTCCAAGATGAACAAGAAAGGCAAGgataatatgaaaattcatGCTCAGGATTCGACAAACACAAGACGCAAGAACATAAAGCAAGAATAA
- a CDS encoding Transmembrane proteins 14C (Transmembrane proteins 14C; FUNCTIONS IN: molecular_function unknown; INVOLVED IN: biological_process unknown; LOCATED IN: endomembrane system, membrane; EXPRESSED IN: 23 plant structures; EXPRESSED DURING: 15 growth stages; CONTAINS InterPro DOMAIN/s: Uncharacterised protein family UPF0136, Transmembrane (InterPro:IPR005349); BEST Arabidopsis thaliana protein match is: Transmembrane proteins 14C (TAIR:AT3G20510.1); Has 412 Blast hits to 412 proteins in 97 species: Archae - 0; Bacteria - 35; Metazoa - 172; Fungi - 4; Plants - 187; Viruses - 0; Other Eukaryotes - 14 (source: NCBI BLink).), with translation MHDFCFTIPYGILLIVGGFIGYLKKGSIASLAGGAGTGLLVVLAGFISLKAFEKKKTSLLATLLETVIAAALTFVMGQRFLQTQKIMPAALVAGISALMTCFYVYKIATGGNHIPPKAE, from the exons ATGCACGATTTCTGCTTCACTATCCCGTACGGGATCCTTCTGATCGTCGGAGGATTTATCGGGTATCTGAAGAAAGGAAGTATTGCATCTCTCGCCGGAGGAGCAGGCACTGGATTGCTTGTCGTTCTCGCTGGTTTCATCAGCCTTAAAGCtttcgagaagaagaagacatcgTTACTCGCTACTCTTCTCGAaacag TCATTGCAGCTGCTCTCACATTTGTCATGGGACAACGGTTCTTGCAGACTCAGAAGATTATGCCAGCTGCTTTGGTAGCTGGAATCAg TGCTCTCATGACTTGTTTCTACGTATACAAGATCGCAACTGGCGGCAACCACATACCACCGAAAGCTGAATGA
- a CDS encoding uncharacterized protein (unknown protein; Has 218 Blast hits to 209 proteins in 78 species: Archae - 0; Bacteria - 0; Metazoa - 141; Fungi - 2; Plants - 33; Viruses - 0; Other Eukaryotes - 42 (source: NCBI BLink).) encodes MELEFRRRDYGATHKSQFLPRSQTQKHPLSSTLASRDQQAKTVRGRDLHFFDPLRGLDVNASAEENVEDTCISIEAVTQDLIKEWKSLKRILMQRFPVSKLLLCFTQSAVESPSALSHPEETGSEQTSLEEPAKIISQHEYIAKVHELRDGINSAWQAEDRVTSLKLSIKVTKLLMDTTVLRFYPTVFVIVTDMLDMLGDMVWERIKQKAELDIDGTVICALPMISALKQERLAITGFAKLVLFENFSLACKAPSIIIFLILPTFLCLSIGLSLYAHSYLELAILPCWRFLINQPMEVLDRLVMMVRGLADPLTSLYCRLYMVHRMQKFGFCSSGYLIKCIKDIEDVLAPVLVDKEGYSYITDDKKLLFSLVEPAIEYIMKCLFLTGRQENNVLGILEELGFGRNKFQSSYNSSHVSILLHYLLKELPSELVSSLAMEILDMIRCSNDCSFSQVLNYRLLGNRLSEGKSQEGFLSSLIDEVIQAASQYQSLYDYLRIMDAYVDLMLQNKMENHLDALLDDIVSLARDKFLSEEEQASLQSIILKLLSHFENLQEVLPLNHFIEILDLMSGTSKSSVNMHLLNMGTRNGCICDSTTVQLLFEVSQALYDATDFVNIKDDDNRQTSHLISRFVEMVDYGAEMERHLLFLAECREAFNGIHELKETLVRSSNTLAVKALKAGKKHINFVKSCLAFSEVTIPSISSPTKHLNLYLETAEVALLGGLISHSDELVMSAVEYLENVVLTDGLKSIDIDSMASVICKLCSLLVMIPGNPEKGVMEILKSIFSATRSSSWATLRVKVKIFCAIMSLLSTLSQDNLPYHSANPEIIGNELLFFGDSSYKQELVSCTQLVLSELLDAIEQESSQISRGNMALEACNCISSALVMNEKVKELCLRLLETAKGCLGANDRYIESTKKSLQLRYTE; translated from the exons ATGGAGTTGGAATTCCGGCGTCGCGACTATGGAGCTACACATAAATCTCAATTTCTTCCTCGGTCACAAACTCAAAAGCATCCTCTTTCCTCTACACTTGCTTCTCGTGACCAACAG gcTAAAACTGTCAGAGGTCGCGATCTTCACTTCTTTGATCCATTGAGGGGCTTGGATGTGAATGCTTCTGCTGAAGAGAATGTTGAAGATACTTGTATATCCATTGAAGCTGTAACTCAGGATCTGATAAAGGAGTGGAAATCACTTAAAAGAATCTTAATGCAGCGGTTTCCTGTCTCCAAA CTTCTGCTTTGCTTTACTCAATCAGCAGTTGAGTCCCCTTCTGCTCTTTCCCATCCGGAGGAAACTGGCAGCGAACAAACTTCTCTGGAAGAGCCGGCCAAAATAATCAGCCAACATGAATATATAGCCAAAGTACATGAGCTAAGAGATGGAATAAATAGCGCTTGGCAGGCTGAAGATCGAGTAACATCGTTGAAGTTATCAATAAAG GTCACAAAGCTTCTGATGGATACAACAGTTTTGCGGTTTTATCCTACAGTCTTTGTCATTGTCACTGACATGCTAGATATGCTTGGGGATATGGTGTGGGAGCGGATCAAACAGAAAGCAGAACTTGATATAGATGGAACAGTGATCTGCGCCTTACCGA TGATATCTGCCTTGAAGCAAGAGAGACTTGCTATAACTGGTTTTGCAAAGTTGGTTCTGTTCGAGAACTTCTCCCTCGCATGTAAAGCCccatcaattattatttttcttattctccCTACCTTCCTCTGCCTTAGCATTGGCCTTTCTTTGTATGCCCATAGTTATCTGGAGCTTGCGATCTTGCCTTGCTGGCGTTTCCTCATTAATCAACCCATGGAAGTTCTGGATCGTTTAGTCATGATGGTGAGAGGTCTCGCAGATCCACTGACATCTTTGTATTGTCGTCTTTATATGGTGCATCGCATGCAGAAGTTTGGGTTCTGCAGTTCAG GATATTTAATCAAATGCATCAAGGATATTGAAGATGTATTGGCGCCTGTTTTAGTGGACAAGGAGGGGTATTCCTATATTACAGACGACAAAAAGTTACTTTTTAGTTTGGTGGAACCAGCCATCGAGTATATAATGAAATGCTTATTTCTGACTGGACGTCAG GAGAACAATGTCTTGGGCATACTTGAGGAGCTTGGATTTGGACGGAACAAATTTCAGTCATCTTACAACTCTTCGCATGTGTCCATTTTACTTCATTATTTACTCAAGGAACTTCCGTCTGAATTAGTTAGTTCACTAGCAATGGAGATCTTGGATATGATTAGATGCAGCAATGATTGTTCCTTTAGTCAG GTTTTGAATTATAGGTTACTTGGAAATAGATTGTCTGAAGGGAAATCTCAAGAAGGTTTTCTCAGTTCACTCATTGATGAAGTTATTCAG GCTGCTTCTCAGTATCAGTCACTTTATGACTACTTAAGAATTATGGACGCATATGTGGATCTTATGTTGCAGAACAAGATG GAAAATCATCTGGATGCTCTCTTGGATGATATTGTAAGCCTAGCTCGCGACAAGTTTctttctgaagaagaacaagcaAGTTTGCAATCCATAATTTTGAAGCTGCTCTCTCATTTCGAGAACTTGCAAGAAGTACTTCCTCTG AATCATTTCATCGAGATTCTGGATCTTATGTCTGGGACTTCAAAGAGCAGTGTAAACATGCATCTTCTTAACATGGGTACAAG GAATGGCTGCATTTGTGATTCAACAACAGTGCAATTGCTTTTTGAAGTTTCTCAGGCTCTTTATGATGCTACAGATTTCGTTAACATAAAGGATGATGACAATAGACAGACATCACATTTAATTTCTCGTTTTGTTGAGATG GTTGACTATGGGGCAGAAATGGAACGccatttattgtttttggcGGAGTGTCGTGAGGCCTTTAATGGGATACATGAACTTAAG GAGACACTTGTTCGTTCAAGCAACACCTTGGCAGTAAAAGCACTGAAAGCAGGAAAGAAGCATATCAACTTTGTTAAATCTTGCCTAGCATTTAGCGAAGTGACCATCCCATCTATTTCATCTCCCACGAAACACTTAAATCTTTATCTTGAAACTGCTGAG GTTGCACTTTTAGGTGGTTTGATTTCTCATTCAGATGAACTGGTCATGTCAGCTGTTGAGTATCTAGAGAATGTAGTGCTGACAGATG GTTTAAAATCAATTGATATAGATAGTATGGCCTCGGTTATATGCAAATTGTGCAGCCTCTTGGTAATGATCCCAG GTAATCCCGAGAAAGGCGTGATGGAGATCCTTAAAAGTATCTTCTCTGCTACTCGCTCTAGTTCATG GGCAACACTGAGAGTAAAGGTGAAGATTTTCTGTGCTATAATGTCACTGTTGTCGACACTTTCTCAGGACAATCTGCCTTACCATTCTGCCAATCCAGAG ATAATTGGAAATGAATTGCTGTTCTTTGGTGATTCATCATACAAGCAGGAACTTGTCTCGTGTACTCAGTTAGTTCTAAGTGAACTATTAGATGCTATTGAGCAAGAGTCTTCACAG ATTTCTCGGGGGAACATGGCGCTTGAAGCTTGCAATTGCATATCATCAGCACTAGTG ATGAATGAGAAAGTCAAAGAACTTTGCTTGAGACTGCTGGAAACAGCAAAAGGTTGTTTGGGTGCCAATGACAGGTACATCGAATCGACTAAGAAATCACTCCAGCTAAGATACACCGAGtga
- a CDS encoding uncharacterized protein (unknown protein.) yields the protein MWCACYHQPLPASSVVLNQQAKQEESLRRKQVFFFLSSSSPSSLSTKHQWQISNYPKNGFRLKPKASVLPPSESGDITTFLFVSGAMISMYLVTNFLVPSLLFKSLQGEEEEEEEDSD from the exons ATGTGGTGTGCTTGCTATCATCAGCCATTACCTGCCAGTTCCGTCGTGTTGAATCAGCAGGCGAAGCAAGAAGAGAGtctgagaagaaaacaagtgttcttcttcttatcctcatcatctccttcaaGCTTAAGCACCAAACATCAATGGCAAATCAGTAATTATCCTAAAAATGGGTTCAGACTAAAACCAAAAGCGAGTGTGTTGCCTCCTTCTGAGTCTGGTGATATCACTACATTCCTCTTTGTTAG TGGAGCAATGATCTCCATGTATTTGGTAACCAATTTTCTGGTTCCATCGTTGCTTTTCAAGTCTCTCCaaggtgaagaagaggaagaagaggaagactcCGATTAA